A stretch of the Malus domestica chromosome 08, GDT2T_hap1 genome encodes the following:
- the LOC103428961 gene encoding cytochrome P450 98A2-like, with protein sequence MALSGLLLPISSIIFIFLAYKLYQRPRFKLPPGPRPWPVVGNLYQIKPVRFRCYAEWAEKYGPIFSVWIGSTLNVVVSNTEVAKEVLKENDQKLADRHRNRSTARFSRDGQDLIWADYGPHYVKVRKACTLELFSAKRLEDLRPIREDEVTAMVESIFNHCTKPENHGKSLAVKKYLGNVAFNNITRLAFGKRFIISDEITDEQGKRFRALMANGVKISGSLSVAEHISWLRWACPFDEEAFARHGANRDKLTKEIMDEHTLARSKGGVAKSHFVDALFTLKDKYDLSMDTVIGLLWDMMAAGTDTTAISVEWAMAELIKNPRVQQKAQEELDRVIGHERVMTENDFSNLPYLQCVAKEALRLHPPTPLMLPHRANADVKIGGYDIPKGSTVHVNVWAIARDPAVWKNPNEFRPERFLEEDVDMKGHDFRLLPFGAGRRVCPGAQLGINLVASMLGHLLHHFSWAPPEGVKPEEIDLSENPGIVTYMATPVHVVPTPRIPSHLYKRVAANI encoded by the exons ATGGCTCTCTCTGGACTACTTCTCCCCATTTCATcaatcatcttcatcttccttgcATACAAGCTCTACCAACGGCCCAGATTCAAGCTCCCACCTGGTCCACGTCCATGGCCCGTCGTCGGAAACCTCTACCAGATAAAGCCGGTGAGGTTCCGCTGCTACGCCGAGTGGGCAGAGAAATACGGGCCCATCTTCTCAGTGTGGATTGGATCCACACTGAACGTCGTAGTGAGCAACACAGAGGTTGCAAAGGAGGTGCTCAAGGAGAATGACCAGAAACTGGCTGACAGGCACAGGAACAGATCGACCGCAAGGTTTAGCAGGGACGGTCAGGATCTTATCTGGGCTGACTATGGGCCCCACTACGTGAAGGTGAGGAAGGCGTGCACTCTTGAGCTTTTCTCTGCAAAGAGGCTTGAGGATCTCAGACCCATTAGAGAAGATGAGGTCACTGCTATGGTCGAGTCCATCTTCAACCACTGCACCAAACCTG AAAACCATGGGAAAAGTTTGGCAGTGAAGAAGTATTTGGGAAACGTGGCTTTCAACAACATAACAAGGCTAGCATTTGGGAAACGTTTCATCATCTCTGATGAAATAACTGATGAGCAAGGGAAACGATTCAGAGCTCTTATGGCCAACGGGGTGAAAATAAGTGGATCGCTCTCGGTGGCTGAGCACATTTCTTGGTTGCGTTGGGCATGCCCGTTTgacgaagaggcgtttgctagACACGGAGCAAACAGAGACAAACTCACCAAGGAAATCATGGACGAACACACTCTGGCACGCTCCAAGGGCGGCGTTGCCAAGAGCCACTTTGTGGATGCATTGTTTACCTTGAAGGACAAGTATGACCTTAGTATGGACACTGTTATTGGACTTCTTTGG GATATGATGGCTGCCGGTACAGACACCACAGCAATTTCAGTTGAATGGGCCATGGCGGAGCTGATTAAGAACCCAAGGGTGCAACAGAAGGCTCAAGAGGAGCTAGATCGGGTTATTGGGCACGAACGGGTCATGACAGAAAATGATTTCTCAAACCTCCCTTACCTACAATGTGTAGCAAAGGAAGCACTGCGGTTGCACCCTCCAACACCACTAATGCTCCCCCACCGAGCCAATGCCGATGTCAAGATTGGTGGCTACGACATCCCCAAGGGTTCGACTGTTCATGTTAATGTTTGGGCTATAGCGCGTGATCCCGCTGTCTGGAAAAACCCAAATGAATTTCGACCTGAAAGGTTCCTAGAGGAAGATGTTGACATGAAAGGCCATGATTTTAGACTACTTCCATTTGGAGCAGGCAGGCGAGTATGTCCCGGAGCTCAACTTGGTATCAACTTGGTTGCCTCCATGTTGGGTCATCTGTTGCACCATTTCAGTTGGGCTCCTCCTGAAGGGGTGAAACCAGAGGAGATTGACTTGTCGGAAAATCCAGGGATAGTCACTTACATGGCTACCCCGGTACATGTAGTGCCTACTCCGAGGATCCCTTCACACTTGTACAAGCGTGTGGCCGcgaatatataa